One Primulina huaijiensis isolate GDHJ02 chromosome 5, ASM1229523v2, whole genome shotgun sequence DNA segment encodes these proteins:
- the LOC140977006 gene encoding SAC3 family protein A isoform X1: MNQGESAETVTTLDRSTIEKHQTVDPHQSHTSYYSPNCATVSWSMPENHSLKENGIVTDSNYIHSQLMEVTLRNVQDGMNEASGASTSNSGATITTQGYSGYGVYPNTDSYGYNSTGYAAYYNGYQQQPNQYQQQSNQYQQQSSQYQQQYSQYQQPSNQYQQQSNQSYTQNVGAYQNTGAQYEPLSSFQNTGSYAGPASYSSTYYNPGDYQTSGSYTSGTYASQTNLWQNQPYAAYNSHPYPNYTPDSNSSYSSTPSVTTNHYQQHYKQWEDYYRQSQMEVSCAPGTEKLSISSASSLSSSMPNANSGYTPSNNKMPVAYTPSWRPESGSSELTSVQPVTASGGHTESYRKHGDLIIQNDPPNSFQLQVPNTSGIVPTYESFQNKQNSTFSQDATTQYPSYEVSQSHHASSQPVSQPLDPLDARRVNKMQIPNNPRIASNLPSSVPKADKDNSTISAAAKPAYIGVSVQKPNEKVLTHDAADSMLKPGMFPKSLRGYVERALARCKDDRQLAACQVLMKELITKATADGTLYTKDWDTEPILPLPNAETVNKEDVQFPILNSVMPGSKKSPTRRGKSRWEPILDVNSAETSANRSDKTPKYGGWNKQFADRKIENKEDNLGNQFSSADPKVFSKNLTRPAKRQRLGDVLKRHRLGDVLNVVDDVDDSSDSDVGQSLTKYSAAAVALADSSEEKKRRENRSKRFEKKHGNRAKDINSKANNVGSGNLYARRASAIILNRNVEESGSRAVEDIDWDSLTVKGTCQEIEKRYLRLTSAPDPATVRPEEVLETALLMVQNSQKNYLYKCDQLKSIRQDLTVQRIRNELTVKVYEMHARLSMEVGDLPEYNQCQSQLKTLYAEGIRGCDMEFAAYNLLCVILHSNNNREILSAMSRLSTDARKDVAVKHALSVHAAVTSGNYVTFFRLYKTAPNISTFFMDLYVEKMRYAAVKCMCRSYRPTVPISYIAQILGFINALPTTETSDHKEVDGVEECVDWLKAHGACLTSDNSGEVLLETKVSVSSLYMPEPEDAVAHGDASLAVNDFLTRSLA, translated from the exons AAACATCAGACTGTTGATCCACATCAATCTCATACATCATATTACTCTCCAAATTGTGCCACGGTATCATGGAGCATGCCAGAGAATCATAGCTTGAAGGAGAATGGAATTGTGACTGATTCCAATTACATTCATAGTCAGCTAATGGAGGTAACCTTGAGAAATGTTCAAGATGGGATGAATGAAGCATCTGGTGCCTCCACGTCAAATTCAGGAGCCACAATCACGACACAAGGTTATAGTGGGTATGGTGTATATCCAAACACTGATTCCTACGGGTATAACAGCACAGGATATGCAGCCTACTATAATGGCTACCAACAGCAACCAAACCAGTACCAACAGCAATCCAATCAGTATCAACAGCAATCCAGTCAATATCAACAGCAATACAGCCAGTATCAGCAACCATCTAATCAATATCAacaacaatcaaatcaatcttACACACAAAATGTAGGGGCATACCAAAACACAGGTGCTCAATATGAGCCTCTTTCCTCATTTCAAAATACTGGGTCTTATGCTGGGCCTGCGAGTTACTCTAGCACTTACTATAATCCTGGTGATTATCAGACATCTGGAAGTTACACAAGTGGCACCTACGCTAGTCAGACAAACCTCTGGCAAAATCAGCCCTATGCAGCTTACAATTCTCATCCGTATCCAAATTACACTCCAGACTCAAATTCATCCTATAGTTCTACTCCTAGTGTAACAACAAATCATTATCAGCAGCACTATAAGCAATGGGAGGACTATTACAGGCAATCTCAAATGGAAGTCAGCTGTGCTCCTGGAACTGAGAAGCTATCTATCTCTAGTGCGTCTAGTCTGAGTTCTTCCATGCCTAATGCAAACAGTGGGTACACACCGTCAAACAACAAGATGCCTGTAGCATATACCCCTTCTTGGAGGCCTGAATCTGGTTCATCTGAATTGACTTCTGTGCAG CCTGTCACAGCAAGTGGTGGTCACACAGAGAGTTACAGGAAACATGGGGATTTGATTATTCAAAATGACCCACCTAATTCATTTCAACTGCAAGTTCCAAATACATCGGGTATAGTGCCCACGTATGAaagttttcaaaataaacaaaactcTACATTTTCTCAAGATGCTACCACACAGTATCCATCTTACGAAGTTTCTCAGAGTCACCATGCATCCTCTCAACCTGTTTCACAACCTCTCGATCCATTAGATGCACGAAGAGTAAACAAAATGCAAATTCCAAATAATCCAAGAATTGCTTCAAATTTGCCTTCGAGTGTACCAAAAGCTGACAAGGATAACTCTACAATCAGCGCAGCTGCAAAACCAGCCTATATTGGTGTTTCAGTGCAAAAGCCCAATGAAAAAGTTTTGACTCATGATGCTGCTGATTCCATGCTCAAG CCTGGCATGTTTCCCAAGTCATTACGTGGATATGTTGAAAGGGCATTGGCTCGCTGCAAAGATGATAGGCAGCTTGCGGCTTGCCAAGTTCTTATGAAGGAG CTAATAACAAAGGCAACTGCTGATGGTACACTATATACAAAAGATTGGGATACTGAGCCTATTCTTCCCCTTCCCAATGCTGAAACAGTTAACAAGGA GGATGTACAATTTCCAATCCTAAACTCTGTAATGCCAGGGAGCAAAAAAAGTCCTACTCGGCGAGGCAAAAGTAGGTGGGAGCCTATTCTGGATGTGAATTCGGCTGAAACCTCTGCCAATCGGTCTGACAAAACTCCAAAATATGGTGGTTGGAACAAACAG TTTGCAGATAGGAAAATAGAGAATAAGGAGGATAATCTTGGCAATCAGTTCTCTTCTGCAGATCCAAAAGTTTTTAGTAAGAATCTCACAAGACCAGCGAAGAGGCAGCGTCTTGGTGATGTCCTGAAGAGGCACCGTCTTGGTGATGTCCTGAATGTTGTGGACGATGTGGATGATTCCAGCGACAGTGACGTGGGACAGAGTTTAACAAAGTACTCTGCTGCTGCTGTTGCACTTGCGGATTCATCGGAAGAGAAGAAGAGACGAGAAAACCGTTCAAAAcgttttgaaaaaaaacatgGGAATCGCGCAAAAGATATTAACTCTAAAGCAAACAATGTGGGATCTGGAAATTTGTATGCAAGGCGAGCTAGTGCTATAATACTTAATAGAAATGTCGAGGAAAGTGGGAGCAGGGCTGTTGAAGATATTGATTGGGATTCTCTTACGGTCAAAGGAACCTGTCAGGAAATTGAGAAACGCTATCTGCGTCTTACTTCTGCTCCTGATCCAGCTACG GTGAGACCTGAAGAAGTGCTGGAAACAGCTTTACTTATGGTTCAAAATTCTCAGAAAAATTACTTGTACAAATGTGATCAGTTAAAATCTATACGGCAAGATCTTACTGTGCAACGTATACGCAATGAGCTTACAGTTAAG GTCTATGAAATGCATGCTAGATTGTCGATGGAAGTTGGGGACTTGCCAGAGTATAATCAG TGCCAATCACAGCTGAAAACACTATATGCAGAAGGAATTAGGGGATGCGATATGGAATTTGCAGCATATAATTTACTGTGTGTAATATTACACTCAAACAATAACAGGGAGATCCTGTCAGCTATGTCAAG GTTATCAACTGATGCTAGAAAAGACGTAGCGGTAAAGCATGCGCTTTCAGTCCACGCGGCCGTAACATCTGGAAATTATGTAACATTTTTCAGACTGTATAAGACAGCACCTAACATTAGCACCTTTTTTATGG ATCTTTATGTTGAAAAGATGCGGTATGCCGCCGTAAAATGCATGTGTCGATCATACCGTCCTACGGTCCCTATTTCATATATTGCTCAAATTCTAGGATTCATTAATGCATTACCTACAACTGAAACCAGTGATCATAAGGAAGTGGATGGAGTGGAGGAGTGTGTTGATTGGTTGAAAGCTCATGGTGCATGCCTCACTTCCGATAACTCTGGGGAGGTGTTGCTTGAAACAAAG GTTTCTGTATCAAGTCTTTATATGCCAGAACCCGAGGACGCTGTAGCTCATGGAGATGCTAGTCTTGCCGTTAATGATTTTCTAACTCGGAGTTTAGCTTAG
- the LOC140977006 gene encoding SAC3 family protein A isoform X2, with protein sequence MNQGESAETVTTLDRSTIETVDPHQSHTSYYSPNCATVSWSMPENHSLKENGIVTDSNYIHSQLMEVTLRNVQDGMNEASGASTSNSGATITTQGYSGYGVYPNTDSYGYNSTGYAAYYNGYQQQPNQYQQQSNQYQQQSSQYQQQYSQYQQPSNQYQQQSNQSYTQNVGAYQNTGAQYEPLSSFQNTGSYAGPASYSSTYYNPGDYQTSGSYTSGTYASQTNLWQNQPYAAYNSHPYPNYTPDSNSSYSSTPSVTTNHYQQHYKQWEDYYRQSQMEVSCAPGTEKLSISSASSLSSSMPNANSGYTPSNNKMPVAYTPSWRPESGSSELTSVQPVTASGGHTESYRKHGDLIIQNDPPNSFQLQVPNTSGIVPTYESFQNKQNSTFSQDATTQYPSYEVSQSHHASSQPVSQPLDPLDARRVNKMQIPNNPRIASNLPSSVPKADKDNSTISAAAKPAYIGVSVQKPNEKVLTHDAADSMLKPGMFPKSLRGYVERALARCKDDRQLAACQVLMKELITKATADGTLYTKDWDTEPILPLPNAETVNKEDVQFPILNSVMPGSKKSPTRRGKSRWEPILDVNSAETSANRSDKTPKYGGWNKQFADRKIENKEDNLGNQFSSADPKVFSKNLTRPAKRQRLGDVLKRHRLGDVLNVVDDVDDSSDSDVGQSLTKYSAAAVALADSSEEKKRRENRSKRFEKKHGNRAKDINSKANNVGSGNLYARRASAIILNRNVEESGSRAVEDIDWDSLTVKGTCQEIEKRYLRLTSAPDPATVRPEEVLETALLMVQNSQKNYLYKCDQLKSIRQDLTVQRIRNELTVKVYEMHARLSMEVGDLPEYNQCQSQLKTLYAEGIRGCDMEFAAYNLLCVILHSNNNREILSAMSRLSTDARKDVAVKHALSVHAAVTSGNYVTFFRLYKTAPNISTFFMDLYVEKMRYAAVKCMCRSYRPTVPISYIAQILGFINALPTTETSDHKEVDGVEECVDWLKAHGACLTSDNSGEVLLETKVSVSSLYMPEPEDAVAHGDASLAVNDFLTRSLA encoded by the exons ACTGTTGATCCACATCAATCTCATACATCATATTACTCTCCAAATTGTGCCACGGTATCATGGAGCATGCCAGAGAATCATAGCTTGAAGGAGAATGGAATTGTGACTGATTCCAATTACATTCATAGTCAGCTAATGGAGGTAACCTTGAGAAATGTTCAAGATGGGATGAATGAAGCATCTGGTGCCTCCACGTCAAATTCAGGAGCCACAATCACGACACAAGGTTATAGTGGGTATGGTGTATATCCAAACACTGATTCCTACGGGTATAACAGCACAGGATATGCAGCCTACTATAATGGCTACCAACAGCAACCAAACCAGTACCAACAGCAATCCAATCAGTATCAACAGCAATCCAGTCAATATCAACAGCAATACAGCCAGTATCAGCAACCATCTAATCAATATCAacaacaatcaaatcaatcttACACACAAAATGTAGGGGCATACCAAAACACAGGTGCTCAATATGAGCCTCTTTCCTCATTTCAAAATACTGGGTCTTATGCTGGGCCTGCGAGTTACTCTAGCACTTACTATAATCCTGGTGATTATCAGACATCTGGAAGTTACACAAGTGGCACCTACGCTAGTCAGACAAACCTCTGGCAAAATCAGCCCTATGCAGCTTACAATTCTCATCCGTATCCAAATTACACTCCAGACTCAAATTCATCCTATAGTTCTACTCCTAGTGTAACAACAAATCATTATCAGCAGCACTATAAGCAATGGGAGGACTATTACAGGCAATCTCAAATGGAAGTCAGCTGTGCTCCTGGAACTGAGAAGCTATCTATCTCTAGTGCGTCTAGTCTGAGTTCTTCCATGCCTAATGCAAACAGTGGGTACACACCGTCAAACAACAAGATGCCTGTAGCATATACCCCTTCTTGGAGGCCTGAATCTGGTTCATCTGAATTGACTTCTGTGCAG CCTGTCACAGCAAGTGGTGGTCACACAGAGAGTTACAGGAAACATGGGGATTTGATTATTCAAAATGACCCACCTAATTCATTTCAACTGCAAGTTCCAAATACATCGGGTATAGTGCCCACGTATGAaagttttcaaaataaacaaaactcTACATTTTCTCAAGATGCTACCACACAGTATCCATCTTACGAAGTTTCTCAGAGTCACCATGCATCCTCTCAACCTGTTTCACAACCTCTCGATCCATTAGATGCACGAAGAGTAAACAAAATGCAAATTCCAAATAATCCAAGAATTGCTTCAAATTTGCCTTCGAGTGTACCAAAAGCTGACAAGGATAACTCTACAATCAGCGCAGCTGCAAAACCAGCCTATATTGGTGTTTCAGTGCAAAAGCCCAATGAAAAAGTTTTGACTCATGATGCTGCTGATTCCATGCTCAAG CCTGGCATGTTTCCCAAGTCATTACGTGGATATGTTGAAAGGGCATTGGCTCGCTGCAAAGATGATAGGCAGCTTGCGGCTTGCCAAGTTCTTATGAAGGAG CTAATAACAAAGGCAACTGCTGATGGTACACTATATACAAAAGATTGGGATACTGAGCCTATTCTTCCCCTTCCCAATGCTGAAACAGTTAACAAGGA GGATGTACAATTTCCAATCCTAAACTCTGTAATGCCAGGGAGCAAAAAAAGTCCTACTCGGCGAGGCAAAAGTAGGTGGGAGCCTATTCTGGATGTGAATTCGGCTGAAACCTCTGCCAATCGGTCTGACAAAACTCCAAAATATGGTGGTTGGAACAAACAG TTTGCAGATAGGAAAATAGAGAATAAGGAGGATAATCTTGGCAATCAGTTCTCTTCTGCAGATCCAAAAGTTTTTAGTAAGAATCTCACAAGACCAGCGAAGAGGCAGCGTCTTGGTGATGTCCTGAAGAGGCACCGTCTTGGTGATGTCCTGAATGTTGTGGACGATGTGGATGATTCCAGCGACAGTGACGTGGGACAGAGTTTAACAAAGTACTCTGCTGCTGCTGTTGCACTTGCGGATTCATCGGAAGAGAAGAAGAGACGAGAAAACCGTTCAAAAcgttttgaaaaaaaacatgGGAATCGCGCAAAAGATATTAACTCTAAAGCAAACAATGTGGGATCTGGAAATTTGTATGCAAGGCGAGCTAGTGCTATAATACTTAATAGAAATGTCGAGGAAAGTGGGAGCAGGGCTGTTGAAGATATTGATTGGGATTCTCTTACGGTCAAAGGAACCTGTCAGGAAATTGAGAAACGCTATCTGCGTCTTACTTCTGCTCCTGATCCAGCTACG GTGAGACCTGAAGAAGTGCTGGAAACAGCTTTACTTATGGTTCAAAATTCTCAGAAAAATTACTTGTACAAATGTGATCAGTTAAAATCTATACGGCAAGATCTTACTGTGCAACGTATACGCAATGAGCTTACAGTTAAG GTCTATGAAATGCATGCTAGATTGTCGATGGAAGTTGGGGACTTGCCAGAGTATAATCAG TGCCAATCACAGCTGAAAACACTATATGCAGAAGGAATTAGGGGATGCGATATGGAATTTGCAGCATATAATTTACTGTGTGTAATATTACACTCAAACAATAACAGGGAGATCCTGTCAGCTATGTCAAG GTTATCAACTGATGCTAGAAAAGACGTAGCGGTAAAGCATGCGCTTTCAGTCCACGCGGCCGTAACATCTGGAAATTATGTAACATTTTTCAGACTGTATAAGACAGCACCTAACATTAGCACCTTTTTTATGG ATCTTTATGTTGAAAAGATGCGGTATGCCGCCGTAAAATGCATGTGTCGATCATACCGTCCTACGGTCCCTATTTCATATATTGCTCAAATTCTAGGATTCATTAATGCATTACCTACAACTGAAACCAGTGATCATAAGGAAGTGGATGGAGTGGAGGAGTGTGTTGATTGGTTGAAAGCTCATGGTGCATGCCTCACTTCCGATAACTCTGGGGAGGTGTTGCTTGAAACAAAG GTTTCTGTATCAAGTCTTTATATGCCAGAACCCGAGGACGCTGTAGCTCATGGAGATGCTAGTCTTGCCGTTAATGATTTTCTAACTCGGAGTTTAGCTTAG
- the LOC140977006 gene encoding SAC3 family protein A isoform X3, with product MNQGESAETVTTLDRSTIEKHQTVDPHQSHTSYYSPNCATVSWSMPENHSLKENGIVTDSNYIHSQLMEVTLRNVQDGMNEASGASTSNSGATITTQGYSGYGVYPNTDSYGYNSTGYAAYYNGYQQQPNQYQQQSNQYQQQSSQYQQQYSQYQQPSNQYQQQSNQSYTQNVGAYQNTGAQYEPLSSFQNTGSYAGPASYSSTYYNPGDYQTSGSYTSGTYASQTNLWQNQPYAAYNSHPYPNYTPDSNSSYSSTPSVTTNHYQQHYKQWEDYYRQSQMEVSCAPGTEKLSISSASSLSSSMPNANSGYTPSNNKMPVAYTPSWRPESGSSELTSVQPVTASGGHTESYRKHGDLIIQNDPPNSFQLQVPNTSGIVPTYESFQNKQNSTFSQDATTQYPSYEVSQSHHASSQPVSQPLDPLDARRVNKMQIPNNPRIASNLPSSVPKADKDNSTISAAAKPAYIGVSVQKPNEKVLTHDAADSMLKPGMFPKSLRGYVERALARCKDDRQLAACQVLMKELITKATADGTLYTKDWDTEPILPLPNAETVNKEDVQFPILNSVMPGSKKSPTRRGKSRWEPILDVNSAETSANRSDKTPKYGGWNKQFADRKIENKEDNLGNQFSSADPKVFSKNLTRPAKRQRLGDVLKRHRLGDVLNVVDDVDDSSDSDVGQSLTKYSAAAVALADSSEEKKRRENRSKRFEKKHGNRAKDINSKANNVGSGNLYARRASAIILNRNVEESGSRAVEDIDWDSLTVKGTCQEIEKRYLRLTSAPDPATVRPEEVLETALLMVQNSQKNYLYKCDQLKSIRQDLTVQRIRNELTVKVYEMHARLSMEVGDLPEYNQCQSQLKTLYAEGIRGCDMEFAAYNLLCVILHSNNNREILSAMSRSLC from the exons AAACATCAGACTGTTGATCCACATCAATCTCATACATCATATTACTCTCCAAATTGTGCCACGGTATCATGGAGCATGCCAGAGAATCATAGCTTGAAGGAGAATGGAATTGTGACTGATTCCAATTACATTCATAGTCAGCTAATGGAGGTAACCTTGAGAAATGTTCAAGATGGGATGAATGAAGCATCTGGTGCCTCCACGTCAAATTCAGGAGCCACAATCACGACACAAGGTTATAGTGGGTATGGTGTATATCCAAACACTGATTCCTACGGGTATAACAGCACAGGATATGCAGCCTACTATAATGGCTACCAACAGCAACCAAACCAGTACCAACAGCAATCCAATCAGTATCAACAGCAATCCAGTCAATATCAACAGCAATACAGCCAGTATCAGCAACCATCTAATCAATATCAacaacaatcaaatcaatcttACACACAAAATGTAGGGGCATACCAAAACACAGGTGCTCAATATGAGCCTCTTTCCTCATTTCAAAATACTGGGTCTTATGCTGGGCCTGCGAGTTACTCTAGCACTTACTATAATCCTGGTGATTATCAGACATCTGGAAGTTACACAAGTGGCACCTACGCTAGTCAGACAAACCTCTGGCAAAATCAGCCCTATGCAGCTTACAATTCTCATCCGTATCCAAATTACACTCCAGACTCAAATTCATCCTATAGTTCTACTCCTAGTGTAACAACAAATCATTATCAGCAGCACTATAAGCAATGGGAGGACTATTACAGGCAATCTCAAATGGAAGTCAGCTGTGCTCCTGGAACTGAGAAGCTATCTATCTCTAGTGCGTCTAGTCTGAGTTCTTCCATGCCTAATGCAAACAGTGGGTACACACCGTCAAACAACAAGATGCCTGTAGCATATACCCCTTCTTGGAGGCCTGAATCTGGTTCATCTGAATTGACTTCTGTGCAG CCTGTCACAGCAAGTGGTGGTCACACAGAGAGTTACAGGAAACATGGGGATTTGATTATTCAAAATGACCCACCTAATTCATTTCAACTGCAAGTTCCAAATACATCGGGTATAGTGCCCACGTATGAaagttttcaaaataaacaaaactcTACATTTTCTCAAGATGCTACCACACAGTATCCATCTTACGAAGTTTCTCAGAGTCACCATGCATCCTCTCAACCTGTTTCACAACCTCTCGATCCATTAGATGCACGAAGAGTAAACAAAATGCAAATTCCAAATAATCCAAGAATTGCTTCAAATTTGCCTTCGAGTGTACCAAAAGCTGACAAGGATAACTCTACAATCAGCGCAGCTGCAAAACCAGCCTATATTGGTGTTTCAGTGCAAAAGCCCAATGAAAAAGTTTTGACTCATGATGCTGCTGATTCCATGCTCAAG CCTGGCATGTTTCCCAAGTCATTACGTGGATATGTTGAAAGGGCATTGGCTCGCTGCAAAGATGATAGGCAGCTTGCGGCTTGCCAAGTTCTTATGAAGGAG CTAATAACAAAGGCAACTGCTGATGGTACACTATATACAAAAGATTGGGATACTGAGCCTATTCTTCCCCTTCCCAATGCTGAAACAGTTAACAAGGA GGATGTACAATTTCCAATCCTAAACTCTGTAATGCCAGGGAGCAAAAAAAGTCCTACTCGGCGAGGCAAAAGTAGGTGGGAGCCTATTCTGGATGTGAATTCGGCTGAAACCTCTGCCAATCGGTCTGACAAAACTCCAAAATATGGTGGTTGGAACAAACAG TTTGCAGATAGGAAAATAGAGAATAAGGAGGATAATCTTGGCAATCAGTTCTCTTCTGCAGATCCAAAAGTTTTTAGTAAGAATCTCACAAGACCAGCGAAGAGGCAGCGTCTTGGTGATGTCCTGAAGAGGCACCGTCTTGGTGATGTCCTGAATGTTGTGGACGATGTGGATGATTCCAGCGACAGTGACGTGGGACAGAGTTTAACAAAGTACTCTGCTGCTGCTGTTGCACTTGCGGATTCATCGGAAGAGAAGAAGAGACGAGAAAACCGTTCAAAAcgttttgaaaaaaaacatgGGAATCGCGCAAAAGATATTAACTCTAAAGCAAACAATGTGGGATCTGGAAATTTGTATGCAAGGCGAGCTAGTGCTATAATACTTAATAGAAATGTCGAGGAAAGTGGGAGCAGGGCTGTTGAAGATATTGATTGGGATTCTCTTACGGTCAAAGGAACCTGTCAGGAAATTGAGAAACGCTATCTGCGTCTTACTTCTGCTCCTGATCCAGCTACG GTGAGACCTGAAGAAGTGCTGGAAACAGCTTTACTTATGGTTCAAAATTCTCAGAAAAATTACTTGTACAAATGTGATCAGTTAAAATCTATACGGCAAGATCTTACTGTGCAACGTATACGCAATGAGCTTACAGTTAAG GTCTATGAAATGCATGCTAGATTGTCGATGGAAGTTGGGGACTTGCCAGAGTATAATCAG TGCCAATCACAGCTGAAAACACTATATGCAGAAGGAATTAGGGGATGCGATATGGAATTTGCAGCATATAATTTACTGTGTGTAATATTACACTCAAACAATAACAGGGAGATCCTGTCAGCTATGTCAAG ATCTTTATGTTGA